One stretch of Miscanthus floridulus cultivar M001 chromosome 18, ASM1932011v1, whole genome shotgun sequence DNA includes these proteins:
- the LOC136522149 gene encoding protein SHORT INTERNODES 1-like: protein MAGFSLRGGGGGGGGRGGDRGGDHPIGANSLFLYARGAAAAAADTAASGGGGGGGIGFQLWHPHQQAAAAAAAAPHTSQFFSSGAVATGVVLGFSSHDAGAGGIGGAGGAGGGRAGTSCQDCGNNAKKDCPHMRCRTCCRSRGFSCPTHVKSTWVPAAKRRERQQQLAALFRGAANSNSASAAAAAAAAAAASKRPRELVRSLGRLPSANSAMVTTTTSSGDGGGGRFPPELNVEAVFRCVRIGPVDEPDAELAYQTAVSIGGHTFKGILRDHGPADDAAVRQLPPSSAEYHQLTAGQAREGSSPAGSSEAAATVATSAAVLMDPYPTPIGAFAAGTQFFPHNPRT, encoded by the exons ATGGCTGGGTTCTCTctgaggggcggcggcggcggcggcggcgggaggggaGGGGACCGGGGCGGCGATCACCCGATCGGCGCCAACAGCCTGTTCCTGTACGCGCGCGGGgcagccgccgcggccgccgacacggcggccagcggcggcggcgggggcggcgggaTAGGGTTCCAGCTCTGGCACCCGCaccagcaggcggcggcggccgccgccgccgcgccgcacaCGTCGCAGTTCTTCTCCTCCGGCGCCGTGGCCACGGGCGTCGTGCTCGGCTTCTCCTCGCATGACGCGGGCGCCGGAGGGATCGGCGGCGCGGGCGGCGCCGGGGGCGGCAGGGCCGGCACCAGCTGCCAGGACTGCGGCAACAACGCCAAGAAGGACTGCCCCCACATGCGCTGCCGCACCTGCTGCCGGAGCCGCGGCTTCAGCTGCCCCACGCACGTCAAGAGCACATGGGTCCCCGCCGCCAAGCGCCGGGAGCGCCAGCAGCAGCTCGCCGCGCTCTTCCGCGGCGCCGCCAACAGCAacagcgccagcgccgccgcagccgccgctgccgctgcggcCGCGAGCAAGCGCCCGCGCGAGCTCGTCCGCTCCCTTGGCCGCTTGCCGTCCGCCAACTCCGCCATGGTCACCACGACAACCTCCTCAG gcgacggcggcggcgggaggttCCCACCGGAGCTGAACGTGGAGGCGGTGTTCCGCTGCGTGCGGATCGGGCCGGTGGACGAGCCAGACGCGGAGCTCGCGTACCAGACGGCGGTGAGCATCGGCGGGCACACTTTCAAGGGGATCCTGCGTGACCACGGGCCGGCGGACGACGCGGCAGTGAGGCAGCTGCCGCCGTCCTCGGCGGAGTACCACCAGCTGACGGCGGGGCAAGCGAGGGAAGGGTCGTCGCCGGCGGGGAGCAGCgaggcggcggcgacggtggcgacGTCGGCGGCGGTGCTGATGGACCCGTACCCGACGCCGATCGGCGCCTTCGCCGCAGGCACCCAGTTCTTCCCTCATAACCCTAGAACCTAG